The genomic interval TTTTCAGCAGTATTTATTCTATTAATTAAATTTCTAGTAATTGGTTTATTGGTTTCAATTCTAGTTGCAAGACATGTGGTTGATTTATTGTATTCTATATTATGTTCTTTTAGGAATCTATGCACATCTCTTGTTTCAAATCCTGCATCTATTAAAGGACTTTCAATATTATATTCATATTTTGCTATAATTCCTGGTCTGTCCTCTAAAAAGTCACTGATATTGTTTCCGTCAATTACATAGTCAAGGTTATTTTCCTCTGCAAGCTTTTTAATTGAGGAATATATTTTATTTCTACAGATTAGACATCTTTTTTCATTATTTTTACAGAACTCATCATCTCTGATAAACTTATCTTTAACTATAATCTGTTTAAGGTTGAATTTATCTGCTTGTTCTTTACTTTTTCTAATAAAATCCTTTGGGAATAAACCATTATCAAAGGTGAAAAGGATAATTTCTTTACAAAGGTTTGCCCCGACATATGCAAGTAAACTACTGTCTGATCCTCCAGAAAAGCATAACGCTACCTTTTTATCTTTTAAACTTTCTTCTAATTTCTTAACTTTTTCTCCATATTCCATTGTATCACACAATACTTTTATTACGATTTTTAAATGGTTTATTGCTTTTATATAAATATTTAATAATTGTATATTTTTTTTAATTGTTTTTATATTATTTAATAAATTTTACTCAATTTCTAAATAATTTCAATATTTTCTATATTTTAAGACATTATTTGTATGCTATTTTCTTAATATATTTCAATACCTCTTTGGCATCTTGGGTTTTAATGTTTTCATGGGAATTGATATATCTTATAAGTTTATTCATCTTATCTTCGGGGAGATCTGATTTTTTAAAGATATTCGGATAGTTTCTATGGGGATAATAGATTTCTTTTGCTATTTCATGTATCTTTTCACCTTCCTCTTCTATGATTATTCCAGAGGAGATAGCCCCCTTAAGTTTATAGTCAATATTAACCAATGCCTCTGATAATGGTCTATATGTTTTAGGGTCTAATATTACGGCAACATCATCATCAGATTTGATATTTCCATTTTTATATTCGTTATAAACAAAACCTACACCTATCATTCCAAGACTGTCAAGTTCTGATGCTCTTAAAGCACCCATACTAGATCCACCAACAACGGTTATCCCTTCATTCAGTGCTTCCATAATTTCTTTATGTGCTACTGCAGGTGCTGAGTGAAATTGCCCATCTATTATGCCAATAATATCGGGTTTTTCCTCTTCTTTAAGAATTTTAAATATGTCCCCTCTTTTAACGGGAGGCCTATAATCTGCATCAAGTATTTGGCTTGCATCATCAAAACTTAAGGATAATCCTGTAAAAACTATAATCCTTTTATTATTCTCCATTTTATTACATCCAATAAAAATTATTTAAAAATCTAATAAATTTAAATAAATAATAAAACAATTGTTATATATATTTATTTTTATTAAATTTATATATTTTTATTATTTCTTTTTAATCTTTAAGATTAAATAATATTTCTTATTAAACTTAAAAAATTTATTATTTTTATGATGTTTTTAAAGTTTGGCTATAAAAATAGATGTTTTATTAAGTTTTAAAAAAATAGGTAAAAAATAGGTGTTTTTAGATTCTTTAAAGGAATTTTTTATATCTGGTACCTAGTCTATCCTGGTCTAGTGTATAAAGTTCTGCACCAGGAATTACAACACGGCAAGCATTAATATTAATTTCAGGTCTTGTTAAATCGTCAAACAATATTTTATCAAAACCACTTTCAATTAGATGACTTTTACAGATTTCAATATCCTCTTTAAGTGATGAATTACCACTTAAATCATTCATATCCTCTATTGAAATCTTGTTTTCCTCTTCTTTATAATAGATGCTATTGATTTTTTTCATGCGGTCATAACCTGCTTTACGCATGAAATTTGCCCTTGTAGTATCCTCCCTTGTACCATGTATCTGTGTTGCTCTACTTTGTGCAACCTCCGTTAATGCACGTATGATTGCTATATTCGGATCAAGATGTGTTCCAACACCTAAACATAAAAGGGCAGGATCTTTCAGTGAATCATCATCACTTGATGCTGTAACGGTTGGAACATTAATGTCACTTGTAACATCCATTAATTTAATGTTAATGTTCTGTTTGTTAAATTTGTCAAGTAATTCTTGTATGATTGGGTTTTCTATACTATCTGTATCAATCTGCCTTTTATTTTTATGGACTATTTCAAACAGACTCCATGCATCCCTTTCAATAACCTCAAAGATTCCGTGAAGTACGGCCTCTTCAATGACATTTCCAGATGCAAGTCCGTTGGTGTTTCCTTTAAACAGTGGTGTTGCACTTTTATTTGATGGGATATATGGGTGGAAAACTGCGTTTGCAGGTATGTAATACTCCTCCTCACTTACAATATCAATACAAGGATACCATTCAAGGGTTGTAACAGATAGAATGTCATCGGTAATGTTGTTCGGTAGATATAGGCTTTTAGGGTCAATGAATTTTTCACCTTTCATGTCTTCAATGGAAGATACTATGATCTTTTCCTTATCTGTCTCTTGCATCTCGGCGGAATATCTCTCAAATCCCTCCATCATTGCAGATGCTTCAGCTTGATCTTTATTTGCACCCTTTCCTGCATATACACTCACTGCTCCAGATTGTGCAGTAGGTCTGATTGCTGAGAAGACAGGTATTCCCACCCTATCTAAACCAGTAATATCTGTAATTCTAGTAATGCCCGCTGTTTTAAGTTTATCTTCATTTTTTTTAAGTGTTTCTGAGGGTTCACAAACTCTATGGCCTGTTTTAAAATATTTCAATTTAACATCTGAAAACATTAATTTACCACCAATTTTATATTATGTTTATTATGATTTTTTTAAGATTTAAAATATTTTATTGAGTTTTAAAATTAGTTGTGAAGTAGGCATGTCCACAATTGAAAAATAAAAAAAAGAAATGTAAGAATAATTCTTTTACATTTTTTGTGTTTTAATAAAATTACATTAATAAATTAAGAAGTCCACCATTATATGTATAGTATACAAGTATTCCTGCAAATGCTGTAATTATAAGCCATACTAACGGATTCCAATTAAACACCTTTCTACCATCAAGCATACTTATAGGTATTAAGTTGAACAATGCAAGGAAACTGTTGGTTGAAAATCCTAAAAAACTAATTGATTGGATAATTGAAGTTCCAACTGTATATGGACCAAATATCGCTCCGGCATTAAGTAATATTCCTAAAAATATTAATGCAAGTATAATGTTTGTAAGGGGTCCTACAATGGAGATTATTCCATTTTCCTTATTACTCATATAGTCTCCATAGATATATACTGCTCCAGGAGCCGCAAATATGAATCCGAAAAATGAGGTTATAAGTGAAAACACCAAACCTGGAATCCATAATTTAAATTCCGCCCAGTAACCATAATGTAATGCAGCATACTTATGTGCAAGTTCATGTAATATAAAACCTAGACCTACACCAATCATAATCATTGGTAAGATAAAGATTAAAGTACCTGGATTCCTATTGGAATAAAGTATACTAAAACCTAATGAAATAACCAGAAATGATATGATTAAATCAATTGATTCTTTTTTAGTAATATGAAACATAATTTCATATTAGCTTTTTTACTTTATATATTTATACTAATCAAATTCCATTTTATATGGGGGTATATCGTTTAAAATTGGTTATTTGTTATTGTTTTTATAAAAATTTTAATTTGAACTATTTATTTTTATTTTAATTAATTTTTATTATAAATTTTACTAATAATCCAATTATCTTTTATTTATAATAGTTTTAAACAATTATTTATTAATATTTAAATTTTTATAAATTAAATAACTTGTAGTTTTTATTTTAAATAGTTTTTAATAGGTAATTTTTAAAATAATTCTGGATAATATTTTTGTTTGTCATTTAAATTCCTATTAATTCTTTAATTTTTTAATATTTTTTGGATTTCACTTATAAGTTTTAACAAAAATCTTTAATAATGATTTAAATTAAAATTATTATTGATTATGGGTTTTATAATAGGAGATAAAAATGTCAGAATATGAAAGTCCAAGTTCAATTCATTTATCTAATTTGATTAAGAAAACTAAAGAAAAAGGTTATGACGGTTTATTATTAACTGAACCTAACAATATTAAATATTTATCTAACTATGATACTAAAAGCTTTGCTTTTGCTATTTTAAGTGATAATCCTGTTGTTTATGCGACTGAATTAGATTTGGAAAATGCAAAACTTAATTCTCAGATAGAAGTTAGAAAATTTGAATCTTTATCTGCATTAAATGATGATTTGGTTAAGGAAGGTTTAACAAACTTTGCAATTGAGTCAACACTTCCAATTAGTTTATATGAAAAATTTTCTGATAAGTTCTCTGGAAAATTAAATTTAACCATTGATCATTTAATTGAAGATGAGAGAATGGTTAAATCTTATGATGAGATTGTTAAAATTCAAGAAGCAACTAAAATTGCTCAAAAGGCATTTACTGATTTGGATGTTTTATCTAAATATGATTCTGGAGCTAGCGAATGGGAAGTTTCCTATGAATTAGGTCGTTTAATGAGAGATTATGGTGCTGAATCAGAATCATTTGATACAATAGTTACCTCAGGTTCAAATTCATCATTACCTCATGCTGAACCGGAACATAAGGAACTAGAAACACCTATTTTAATTGATTGGGGTGCAAAATATAAGGGATATTGTTCTGATAATACAAGAACTATTGTTTTCAGTGAAAAACAACAAGAAATATTTGATATAGTACTTGAGGCTCATGATAAAACTATTGAATCTATTAAAGAAGGTATGAAAGCCTGTGAAGTAGATAAAATAGCAAGGGATATTATAGCTGAATATGGTTATGGTGATAAATACATTCATAGTACTGGTCATAGTTTAGGTTTGGATATCCATGAGAATCCGAATGTTTCAACAAGAACTGAAACCGTTCTTGAGAAGAACATGTTTATAACTGTTGAACCGGGTATTTACCTTGAGGGAAACTTTGGTGTAAGAGTTGAGGATACGGTTCTTATTGATAAAAAAGCTCATGTTATTGGAGATCTTCCAAGAATTATAATATGAACTCTTTTTTTATCTATTTCTATTTAATTTATGACTTCATTAACACTATATCTTTTCTACTTTTTTATCTATTTCTATTTAATCTAATGAAATCATTCAAAACACTATTTTTTTTAATTACATTTTTTATCTTTTCCATTAAATCGTCTTTATGGTATTTCTACTTCTTTAAATTATAATCTTTATTTAAAACTAGATAATTTTTTAATTAAATTATTTATTTTATGTATGGATAATAATAAATTAAATATCTACTTTAATAACCTATCTATATGGATTTTACAAGTGTTGTTGCAAGGTTTTCTATCTTTCTCGAAGGGCTGTTAAATAGAAAAACTATTAACAACTTACAGGAATTATTGCTTAAAGCAGGTATTAATCTTTATATATGTGATTTTTTAGCTATTCTTCTTTTAATATCTATAGTTCTATTTATTTTAGATTTAATCTTAATATTTTTCTTTAATTTTTCATTCTACTTTTTAATTACAGTTTTTGTTCCCTTTCTGGCTCTTTTTTTATTTATAAATTATAAGATAGAAAAAAGGAGGGATATCATAGAGAAAACATCTGCTGATTTCTTAAGACAGTTGGCATCTATGCTTAGGGTAGGTTTAAGTTTTGAGAATGCTATGGAGTATATGTCTGATTATGGTTCTGGTCCATTATATGACGAGATTAGAAGGGCTGTAATAGAGATTAAATTAGGTAATGACTTTGATAAAACATGGATTAAATTAACCAAAAGATTAAATTCTAAGGATTTAAAACATAGTTTTCTAATTATATTGGATAGTAGAAAAAGTGGGGGAAGTATTGCTCAGGTTTTAGATGATTTGTCATATGATATACGGGAGATGTGTGTCCTTAAATCTGAAAGGGAGTCTTCAGTTTCAATGACTATAATGTTTCTGGTTATTTCTGCAGTTATTGCCGCGCCTTTTGCAATGGGTATGGTGAATGTTTATTCTGATTTTGTTGCATCTTTAGGAAAATCTAATAGTTTAATCATGACTGTAAGAAATATCTTAGGATTATACACAATAATCCATTCGTTTCTAGTTGGTTTAATTATAAGTGTAATAAAGTATGGTCATTTTAGAAAGTTTTTACAATATTCTATACCTCTGACTTTTGTTGGATATTCTGTATTCTATTTGATCAGTAACTTTGGTGTAGGTTTCTTAAGTTTTACAGTATAGTAAAGAGTTACTTCTAAATCATTTTGTTTTTCCTGATTTTACAGTTTTAAGATGTGATTTTATATTAGAAAATCCTTGAGAAATTAGAACTTCATTAATATGTTATTTCGTTAAAATGTTTGGGGAATTGGAATTTTGTTAATATGTTCTTTATGTTGAAGATATGGGGGAATTGGAATTTTACTGATGTGATTGTTATGTTAAATAAAATCTTTGATGAATTAAATAGTCAGGTATCTTCCGAACTTATTTTATTAATTGGTGGAATTTTAGTTATTGTACTGATTACCATTAATCTTTATAAAAATTATATGTTTAACACATATCACAGTTTAAATAATTCCGAGATTTCGGATTTTAACCAATCAATAAATAAATTATCTGGAAGATTTAAGAATTTCTAATATTTTTGAAGTTTAAGAAAATATTTAATATTATGATTTTAATAATGAAAAATAATAAAAATTGAATTAAAATTATTGGGAAGTCTTATTTATGGAAATCTTAATCAACGGTAAATATGTCACTAAGGAAGAAACAATGGATGTAATAAATCCATATGATAATTCTGTAGTTGATAGTATATCGATTGCCGATAAAAATGATGTGTTAGATGCAGTTGAAGCTGCTAATAATGCAAAATCTAAAATTAATGAATTTTCATCAAGAAAAGTATCTAATTTATTATATGATGCATATGATGATTTAAAAGCTGAGAAGGATAAGATTGCAAAAATCATTACACAGGAAACAGGTAAACCAATTTCCGGTTCCAATTTTGAAATGGATAGGTCAGTTGAAACCTTAAAGTTTGCAGCTGAAGAGGCTAAAAGAATATATGGTGAAACCGTTCCTTTGGATGCAGGTCTTGGTGGTAAAGGTTTCTATGGATTTACAAGAAAGATACCTTTAGGTGTGGTTGCAGCTATCACTCCTTTCAATTATCCGGTTAACCTTGCAATTCATAAAGTAGCACCTGCAATTGCAGCTAAAAATACTGTAATCTTAAAACCTTCAAGAGAGGCTCCACTATCAGGACTTATGCTTGCCGACATTATTGCAAGACATTTTCCAGATGGTGTTATAAATACTATTACAGGTTTGGGAGAGGAGATTGGTGATGCTTTAGTAAGTAATGATGATGTTGATAAAGTATCATTTACAGGTAGTGTTCCGACAGGATTATCCATAGCCAATTCATCAGGTATGAAGAAGCTTACATTGGAACTTGGAGGAAATGATCCCGTAATTGTTCTTGATGATGCGGATATTGATAAGGCAGTAAGAGGTGTTGTAAATGGAGCATACCTTTTCTCAGGTCAAGTATGTATGGGGGTTAAAAGGGTTATTGTAGATAAACATGTTATTGGTGAATTTACAGATAAACTTGTAGCCGAGACCCAAAAACTTAAAGTAGGCGATCCTATGGATAAAGATACTGATATTGGACCACTTATAAATAATACTGCAGTTAAAATGGTTGAGGAATCTGTAAACAATGCAGTTGAAAATGGTGCAGAGATTGTATGTGGTGGAAAAATTAAGGATAATTTCTATTGGCCTACCGTTTTAAGCAATGTAAATCCTGAAATGGATCTTGTTAAAAATGAAACATTCGGTCCAATTGCTCCTATTATTGAGGCTGATGGTGTTGATGAAGCTATTTCAATTGCAAATGATACCCGTTATGGTCTACAAGCAGGTGTATTTACAGAAAATATTCATAGTGCACTTAAATGTACTGAGGAGATTGAGGCAGGCTCTGTATTTGTAAATAAACAATCAACATTTAGAACAGATAACATGCCATTCGGTGGATTTAAATATAGCGGTACTGGTAAGGAAGGAGTAAAATATGCAGTAGAGGAAATGTGTAAAACTAAACTCATTGGTTTAAATTTACGCTAATTTCTATTTTTTTTAATTTTTTGTTAAAACTAGTTTTATTTTCTTTTAGATTTTGAAATCGTTTTTTAATTAATCTTAAAATAGCTTTCTAATTTTATATTCTAAATATAACTATTAGTAAAATAATAGGTTTTTTTTTTATTTGTTTTAATTTATTTGTAAAAATAGGTTTTTTAATGTTATAATATTGGAACTATTAGTAAAATAATATGTTTTTAATTGATTTTAGCTTATTATTGAAAATGGTTCTATTTTAATATAATTTCATTGTCCTAAATATAATATTTTGAAATATAAAAAATAGTGTGTTGGTTTTTAAAATAAAAAATAAAAAAATTAAATTTAAGATTCATATGACTTCTTTTCAGGTCTTCCTGCTATTGAAAGTATAATTACAAGAATACATAATATTATTCCAAGTATTGCAACATAATGTAATCCTGCAGTTAATTCTTGAGCAGCAACACCAAATAATGTTTCCTGTTCAAGTGTTTTTGAGGATACTGCATAGGATAATATTAAACCACCGTAACATACAGCGAAACTAATACCTAAACTTCTTGAAGTAGGAATAACTCCAGAAGCAGTTCCTGCATATTTCTCTGGAACTGAAACCATTATCGCTTTATTAATTGGTGATTGTAGTAAACCACATCCAAGACCATATACTGCAAATACTATAAATATCTCAAGTCCATGGCTTAAGTTAGTTGTAAATGTGATTAGTACCAATGAAATTATACAGATAATATTTCCAATTACAGTTGGAAGCACAACTCCTTTTTTATCTGTAATCATTCCACTTATAGGTGCTATAAATATCATAATAAGTGGTGCTGCACTAAGTACTACACCTACCATTCCAGGTCCGTCATGTACTACCTTTTCTAAAAAGTATGGAATGGAATAAATAAGCAAATACTCTGCTATATATGCAAGGTGAAGATTAATTGTATTTGCTGTAAATGTTTTATTTCTAAATAAATGAAGATTAATTAACGGATCTACAGCAGTTTGTTCTGATTTAATAAATCCTAAAACAGAAATTGCAGTTAATACTGCACCAATAATCGCATATAAGAAATATCTATCCTCAATAAAGTTTAAAGTTCCAATTACAAATAATATTGAAAAGAAGGCGGTGGTTAATCCTTTTATGTCCCAAATAATTCTCATTCTTTCAATTTTATCAAGACTATATATTGCTAGTATGAATGTTATAATTCCTAAAGGGACATTGATTAGAAAGATTGCTCTCCAGTCATAGAGTTGCTGTAACAGACCACCAATGGTAGGTCCAATTGCAAGACCTACTGCCGCAGAAACAGAGTATATTCCATAAGCCTTTCCAAGATCCTTTTCTGCAAAAGCCTTTTCTAAAATAACCATTGGACTTGCAAGAAGTAATGCACCAGCAATTCCTTGTAAAAATCTACTTAAAATTAATATGTCTATACTTGGGGATATTGAACACATAATGGATGTTATAATCATTCCAACAACACCTATCTTGAATATCCTATCGTGTCCGTATCCGTCTCCAAGTTTTGATGCAAATAGCGCAAGACCAATAAATGATATAAAGTATCCGGTTACAACTAAACCAGTAAGACCTACACTGGCATTAAAGTATATTCCAATATCTGGAAGGGATACATTAGCAATACTTGTGTTAATACTGGCCATTAAGCATCCTAATGATAATGATAAAAGTATTTTCCATTTATTTGGTGATTCTTCATTATTTGCCATTTATTTTTAGATACTCCTTAAGTTTATTTTTCTATAGGTTATAGTTTGTATTTATGGATATAAATATATGATGAAAATTTTTTAATTAAAATTAAATAAATTTAAAGTTTAAAGAATTTTATAATAGATTTTAATATAAATATTGAAAAACATATATTTTTTAAGAAAATATTTAATGTTTGTTCTATTTTTCTAAAAATGTGTCTATTAAGTTTCTAGTTGTATTTAATGATTCCATTGGAATGCCTTTAGGATTTTTACCAATCTCACCTTGAACGTCTTTTAAAATATTTCCGTCATATCCTAAAAACATAGCTTCTGAAACTTCACCAAAGAATGACTGTGGTGGAAGTATTGATACTCCTACCCTATTTCCTTCTTTAACATTTTTATCATTTGTTATTACCTTTAAGGCTCTTGTTCCAATATTGACATTACACATCATAAGTTTATCTGCATTGGGATGTTTCATTACGCTCATTATTTCTCCTGCTCTAATGTCAATACCAATGATGGGATCATTAATTGGTCCATATGCTAATCTGTTTCTAAGTCCAAGGATTGTATCCAGGAAGAATTTAACTTTTGCAATGTTCTCCTCGGTTTTAGATTTATCGTCTTTAGGTGCTGCATTCATGAATTTATGGTTCCACTCAGGTCCTCCTAAAAATTCTATAATCCTTTCTGCATTTTCCTCAAGCTTGCTAACATCCTCACTGTTTGTTAGGTTATCTCCTTCAAGATATGAATATTTTAATGATTGGAAGGTACTGGTCATATTTTTAGCTTCATCAATAGCTGCTTTTTTATTCCAATTTCCCCTAAAACTTCCAGTTTGAACAGTATTTAAATATAATTCCTGTGACTTTATAGCTATTAAAATTCTATAATCCTTAGATGTATCCCACATAAACAATCTCCTAAATATTTCTAATAAAAATAAATAAACTAATTATATTATAATATTTTTATTTTTTTAAATAGATATACTTTAATATGGTTTTTGTTTTGGTTTTTTGGATTTAGTTTTTTTTAGTATAGATACGTTTTTTATTTACTTTTTATTTGGTTAAGGTATACTTTAATATGGTTTTTGTTTTGGTTTTTTGGATTTAGTTTTTTTTAGTATAGATACGTTTTTTATTTACTTTTTATTTGGTTAGGATAAGTTTATTCTTAAAATATATTTTATAAATTATGGAATTTTTCTATTTTTAAAAATACTGATTAGAAGCATTATTTTCTTAAATTTTTTTATAAAATTATTTATTTTTTCTTTAAAACCATTGTTTATAGGGGATTTTTTGAAATTTATAAATTTATATATGATAAAATATTTATATTAAGAATAAAACATATTATTATTAGTATAAAAAATCATTAAATTTATTATTAAATTTTATAATTTATTCTTATTATTATTGATGTGGTGAAAATATGGTTGAAGTTTCAAGTCTTCGTGATTTAGATATTTATACAGTTCATGGAAAATATGTTGGTAAAGTAGAAGATGTTGTTCTTAATATTCGTTTAGGTACTATTTCAAAATTAGTTATTAGAGCTTTAGAACCTCAACATGAAAGACAAGTTGGATTTAGACAAATTATAAGAAGCGGGCTTCAAATGGTACCTGAAGAAGATGAGATGAGATCTTATCAAGAAGGTTTACTTACCATTGGTTTTGATAAAGTTACAGCTATTGGAGATATTATGTTAATCAATACTCCTAATGTAAGGCAACAAATTCCAAATGGTCGTGGACCAAATTCTCAAAGACCAGTTAATCCTGAGACTTCTGAAAATCCGGAACAACCAGGTCCTCAAGTACCAAAACCAGAAGCTCCTAATGCATAATCTTATTATTTTTCATTAAATAATATTTTTATACTTTTTTTTATAGATACTAAATTTTAATTATTTTATCTTAATTGTATTAATAAATAATATTTTTTATTTTAATCTTTAATTTAGCTAAATTTTTTATATACTTTATTGATTTGATAATTTTAGAAGTGATTAGATGATTGTTGGAATACTTGGCTGTGGTGCCATAGCTAATATTATTGTTCAAAACGTAAATACTGATGATACTAATATTGAAATAAAATATTTCTATGATAGAGACGGTGAGAGGGCTGAAAATCTTGCAGATATTGCAGGAGGTATTGCCCTTTTAAAACTAGAAGATATGTTTGGTAAGGTTGATTTAATACTTGAAGCAGCTTCACAAGATTCTGTGAGGGAAAATGCTTTAAAAATCATTGAAAGTGGTACAGATATGATTTCAATGAGTGTAGGTGCATTTATGGATGAGGATTTTAGAAACACTTTAATTGATGCGGCTAAGAAAAATAACACTAAGATATATGCTCCTTCAGGAGCTGTAAGTGGTATTGATGCTATTAAAGCAGCTTCTGTTTTAGGTATTGACAATATCAGATTGACCACCCGTAAATCTCCTAAATCTTTAGGTAAAAATGTGGATGAGGTTGAGGTTTTGTTTGAAGGTAAAGCTTCACAGGCAGTAAAGGAATTTCCAATGAACATTAATGTTGCAGCAGCATTATCCCTTGCATCCGGAAGGGACATTGATGTAAAGATTATTGTAGATCCTGAAGTAACTAGAAATGTCCATGAAGTGGAAGTATGCGGTAAATTTGGACAATTAAAAACAGAAACAATGAATTTCCCGTCTAAGTTAAATCCTAAAACCAGTATGTTGGCAGCTTTATCTGCTATTAAATTACTTAGGAAATTAGACGAGCCATTTGTAATTGGTACATAATACTATAAAATTATTTAAGGTGTTTAAATGAATAATATGAAAGATTTTGAAATTTATTCTAATTTAAAAGTTTCAAAGATTAATCCGGTAATTATTCGCTTGGACGGTCGTAATTT from Methanobrevibacter boviskoreani JH1 carries:
- a CDS encoding adenine nucleotide alpha-hydrolase family protein; this translates as MEYGEKVKKLEESLKDKKVALCFSGGSDSSLLAYVGANLCKEIILFTFDNGLFPKDFIRKSKEQADKFNLKQIIVKDKFIRDDEFCKNNEKRCLICRNKIYSSIKKLAEENNLDYVIDGNNISDFLEDRPGIIAKYEYNIESPLIDAGFETRDVHRFLKEHNIEYNKSTTCLATRIETNKPITRNLINRINTAEKIVENITKNDIVKVRKLNSYAIIETDNIEPLLNVETLQLIEDEFKAIGFKKIGINITEIKDNDEKLYTYRGCQAKNNKVMFTKNLPYEIDIEETINHLSKEFSDVEYFDDRGLILFSNEDVDISISKNGKIIIDNVDIDKGEDFAIKILKLIRRTV
- a CDS encoding TfuA-related McrA-glycine thioamidation protein, with product MENNKRIIVFTGLSLSFDDASQILDADYRPPVKRGDIFKILKEEEKPDIIGIIDGQFHSAPAVAHKEIMEALNEGITVVGGSSMGALRASELDSLGMIGVGFVYNEYKNGNIKSDDDVAVILDPKTYRPLSEALVNIDYKLKGAISSGIIIEEEGEKIHEIAKEIYYPHRNYPNIFKKSDLPEDKMNKLIRYINSHENIKTQDAKEVLKYIKKIAYK
- a CDS encoding YcaO-related McrA-glycine thioamidation protein, with amino-acid sequence MFSDVKLKYFKTGHRVCEPSETLKKNEDKLKTAGITRITDITGLDRVGIPVFSAIRPTAQSGAVSVYAGKGANKDQAEASAMMEGFERYSAEMQETDKEKIIVSSIEDMKGEKFIDPKSLYLPNNITDDILSVTTLEWYPCIDIVSEEEYYIPANAVFHPYIPSNKSATPLFKGNTNGLASGNVIEEAVLHGIFEVIERDAWSLFEIVHKNKRQIDTDSIENPIIQELLDKFNKQNINIKLMDVTSDINVPTVTASSDDDSLKDPALLCLGVGTHLDPNIAIIRALTEVAQSRATQIHGTREDTTRANFMRKAGYDRMKKINSIYYKEEENKISIEDMNDLSGNSSLKEDIEICKSHLIESGFDKILFDDLTRPEININACRVVIPGAELYTLDQDRLGTRYKKFL
- a CDS encoding zinc metalloprotease, whose protein sequence is MFHITKKESIDLIISFLVISLGFSILYSNRNPGTLIFILPMIMIGVGLGFILHELAHKYAALHYGYWAEFKLWIPGLVFSLITSFFGFIFAAPGAVYIYGDYMSNKENGIISIVGPLTNIILALIFLGILLNAGAIFGPYTVGTSIIQSISFLGFSTNSFLALFNLIPISMLDGRKVFNWNPLVWLIITAFAGILVYYTYNGGLLNLLM
- a CDS encoding M24 family metallopeptidase, producing MSEYESPSSIHLSNLIKKTKEKGYDGLLLTEPNNIKYLSNYDTKSFAFAILSDNPVVYATELDLENAKLNSQIEVRKFESLSALNDDLVKEGLTNFAIESTLPISLYEKFSDKFSGKLNLTIDHLIEDERMVKSYDEIVKIQEATKIAQKAFTDLDVLSKYDSGASEWEVSYELGRLMRDYGAESESFDTIVTSGSNSSLPHAEPEHKELETPILIDWGAKYKGYCSDNTRTIVFSEKQQEIFDIVLEAHDKTIESIKEGMKACEVDKIARDIIAEYGYGDKYIHSTGHSLGLDIHENPNVSTRTETVLEKNMFITVEPGIYLEGNFGVRVEDTVLIDKKAHVIGDLPRIII
- a CDS encoding type II secretion system F family protein, with amino-acid sequence MDFTSVVARFSIFLEGLLNRKTINNLQELLLKAGINLYICDFLAILLLISIVLFILDLILIFFFNFSFYFLITVFVPFLALFLFINYKIEKRRDIIEKTSADFLRQLASMLRVGLSFENAMEYMSDYGSGPLYDEIRRAVIEIKLGNDFDKTWIKLTKRLNSKDLKHSFLIILDSRKSGGSIAQVLDDLSYDIREMCVLKSERESSVSMTIMFLVISAVIAAPFAMGMVNVYSDFVASLGKSNSLIMTVRNILGLYTIIHSFLVGLIISVIKYGHFRKFLQYSIPLTFVGYSVFYLISNFGVGFLSFTV
- a CDS encoding lactaldehyde dehydrogenase, with amino-acid sequence MEILINGKYVTKEETMDVINPYDNSVVDSISIADKNDVLDAVEAANNAKSKINEFSSRKVSNLLYDAYDDLKAEKDKIAKIITQETGKPISGSNFEMDRSVETLKFAAEEAKRIYGETVPLDAGLGGKGFYGFTRKIPLGVVAAITPFNYPVNLAIHKVAPAIAAKNTVILKPSREAPLSGLMLADIIARHFPDGVINTITGLGEEIGDALVSNDDVDKVSFTGSVPTGLSIANSSGMKKLTLELGGNDPVIVLDDADIDKAVRGVVNGAYLFSGQVCMGVKRVIVDKHVIGEFTDKLVAETQKLKVGDPMDKDTDIGPLINNTAVKMVEESVNNAVENGAEIVCGGKIKDNFYWPTVLSNVNPEMDLVKNETFGPIAPIIEADGVDEAISIANDTRYGLQAGVFTENIHSALKCTEEIEAGSVFVNKQSTFRTDNMPFGGFKYSGTGKEGVKYAVEEMCKTKLIGLNLR